The genomic DNA AGGCCCTTAACGACGAATTTCTGCGTCGCACCCTTGATACCTTTGCCGTGGCCTACCGCGCCAATCGCGAAGCCGTGTTCAAGGAAGTGGACGAAAAGGCGCTGATCAAGCAGATCGCCGACGCCAAGGACTACGCCTGTCAGCACATGGACGAGCTGTACGCGCAGTTTAAGGCCGAAGCCGAAAAGCGCGGTGTGCACGTGCACCGTGCCGCCACCGCCCAGGAAGCCAACGACATCGTCGTTCGCATCGCCAAAGAAAACAAAGTGAAGAAGGTGGTCAAGTCCAAGTCCATGACCGCCGAAGAAATCGCCCTGAACACCGCGCTGGAAGGCAACGGCCTCATCGTGGACGAAACCGACCTTGGCGAATGGATCATCCAGCTGCGCCATGAAGGTCCTTCGCACATGGTTATGCCCGCCATCCACCTTTCGCGCTATCAGGTGGCCGACGACTTCACCAAGGCCACTGGCGTAAAGCAGGATTCGGACGTGCAGCGTCTGGTAAAGGTTGCCCGTGTGCAGCTACGCCGCAAGTTCATCGCCGCCGACATGGGTGTGAGCGGCTGTAACTTTGCCGTGGCCGAAAACGGCGCAATTTCCACCGTCACCAACGAAGGCAACGCCCGCATGGTTACCACCCTGCCGCGCGTGCACGTTGCCATTGCCGGTCTGGACAAGCTGGTTGCCAAGCTGGACGACGCCCTGGTGGCCCTTCAGGTGCTGCCCCGCAACGCTACTGCCCAGCGCCTGACCTCGTACGTCACCTGGATGTGCGGCGCTGGCCCCTGCGCGGCCAACCCCGACAACAAAAAGATCCTGCACGTTATCTTCCTTGATAACGGGCGTACCGAAATCGCCAAGGATCCCCTGTTCTCGCAGGTGTTCCGTTGCGTGCGCTGCGGCGCCTGCGCCAACGTGTGCCCCGTGTACCGCCTCGTGGGCGGCCACAAGATGGGCTACATCTACATTGGTGCCATCGGCCTGATCCTTACCTACTTCTTCCACGGCAAGGACCGTGCGCGCATTCTCAGCCAGAACTGCATGGGCTGCGAATCGTGCGCCAATGTCTGCGCTGGCGGCATTGACCTGCCGCGTCTTATCCGCGAAGTGCGCTCGCGCCTCAACGTGGAACAGGGCGCGCCCGTCGAAGCCAACCTGCTTTCGGCCGTGATGAAGAACCGCAAGCTCTTCCACAAGCTGCTCAAGTTCGCCAGCTTTGCCCAGAAGCCCTTTACCCGTGGCGCGCAGTTCCAGCGTCACCTGCCTGCGGTCTTCCTTGGCAAGCACAACTTCAAGGCTCTGCCCGCCATCGCCAACAAGTCGTTCCGCGACCGCTGGCCCGAACTGGCACCCAAGGTGCAGAACCCCACCCTGCGTGTGGCCATCTTCAGCGGCTGCGCCCAGGACTTCATCTATCCCGAGGAACTGGAAGCCTGCGTGAAGATTCTGGCCGCCAAGAACGTGGCCGTGGACTTCCCCATGGAACAGTCCTGCTGCGGTCTGCCGTTGGAAATGATGGGTCAGCGCAAAACCTCCATGGACGTGGCCAAGCAGAATATTGCGGCCTTCCGTGGCGGCAACTACGACTACATCATCACCCTGTGCGCCAGCTGCGCCGGTCACCTCAAGCACCACTATCCTGAAATTCTCGACAACGATTTCTCGACAGTGGAGGCCCAGGGTTTTGCGGCCAAGATTATTGACTTCAGCTCCTTCGTGCACGATGTGCTGGGCCTCAAGGCCGAAGACTTCAACAAGTCTGGCCAGAAGGTCACCTACCATGCCTCCTGCCACCTTTGCCGTGGCCTGGGCGTGAAAAAGGCCCCTCGCGAACTGATTGGCGATGCGGCTGAATACGTGCCTTGCGAGGAAGAAGAAGTGTGCTGCGGCTTTGGTGGCAGCTACTCTGTGAAGTTCCCCGAAATCTCGGCCCAGCTGCTGGACAAGAAGATCGCCAACATGAAGGCTACTGGCGCTGACCGCCTGGTGGTCGACTGCCCCGGCTGCGTCATGCAGATCCGTGGCGGCGCTGAAAAGCAGGGCCTGAAGATCAAGGTTGATCACATTGCAGAACTGCTGGCCGAAAACCTGAAGAAATAATCAGGTCGGCTTGCTGATAAAAAAGGGCGGTGCATGCTTGTCATGCACCGCCCTTTTGCAGTGTTGAGGCAACAACAACGCCGGAAATCAGGAGACAGTAGCGGCTTTGCCGCGCAGTGCGCCTGTGATTTGCGAATTGCCGGTCTGATGCCCAGGGCGCAGATGGCTGCCCTGACACGCAGTACGAGGTCAGGCATGTGGCTGCGTATCACGGTGCATGTCTGTCATGCATCGCCCATAAGCGT from Desulfovibrio sp. includes the following:
- the ldhH gene encoding L-lactate dehydrogenase (quinone) large subunit LdhH — its product is MHDALKSSSGYHKELDEALNDEFLRRTLDTFAVAYRANREAVFKEVDEKALIKQIADAKDYACQHMDELYAQFKAEAEKRGVHVHRAATAQEANDIVVRIAKENKVKKVVKSKSMTAEEIALNTALEGNGLIVDETDLGEWIIQLRHEGPSHMVMPAIHLSRYQVADDFTKATGVKQDSDVQRLVKVARVQLRRKFIAADMGVSGCNFAVAENGAISTVTNEGNARMVTTLPRVHVAIAGLDKLVAKLDDALVALQVLPRNATAQRLTSYVTWMCGAGPCAANPDNKKILHVIFLDNGRTEIAKDPLFSQVFRCVRCGACANVCPVYRLVGGHKMGYIYIGAIGLILTYFFHGKDRARILSQNCMGCESCANVCAGGIDLPRLIREVRSRLNVEQGAPVEANLLSAVMKNRKLFHKLLKFASFAQKPFTRGAQFQRHLPAVFLGKHNFKALPAIANKSFRDRWPELAPKVQNPTLRVAIFSGCAQDFIYPEELEACVKILAAKNVAVDFPMEQSCCGLPLEMMGQRKTSMDVAKQNIAAFRGGNYDYIITLCASCAGHLKHHYPEILDNDFSTVEAQGFAAKIIDFSSFVHDVLGLKAEDFNKSGQKVTYHASCHLCRGLGVKKAPRELIGDAAEYVPCEEEEVCCGFGGSYSVKFPEISAQLLDKKIANMKATGADRLVVDCPGCVMQIRGGAEKQGLKIKVDHIAELLAENLKK